In Dermacentor andersoni chromosome 4, qqDerAnde1_hic_scaffold, whole genome shotgun sequence, the following proteins share a genomic window:
- the LOC126536339 gene encoding heart- and neural crest derivatives-expressed protein 2-like isoform X2 translates to MSLVGGFPPAAAAAFAAQEPLYGAYYTGGPPGAEYLGWLLGDQATAGDLTGSGVPAACSYSAGGPARPGSADEPWASPHPPSAPPPPAGRGVKRRVTANRKERRRTQSINNAFAELRECIPNVPADTKLSKIKTLRLATSYIAYLMDLLQGPPGAAHQACFKADLQAAHAALTLHQQQQQQHQQQQQQQQLPPPQQLTPLSSPDDVRRKELSLKWFPQPGAASRRT, encoded by the coding sequence ATGAGCCTAGTGGGAGGCTTTCCCCCGGCGGCTGCCGCCGCATTCGCCGCCCAGGAGCCCCTGTACGGGGCGTACTACACCGGTGGGCCACCAGGTGCCGAGTACCTGGGCTGGCTGCTCGGCGACCAGGCGACGGCCGGCGACCTCACCGGCAGCGGCGTGCCGGCGGCGTGCTCGTACTCGGCCGGCGGCCCCGCGAGGCCGGGCTCGGCGGACGAGCCCTGGGCCTCGCCTCACCCGCCCAGCGCCCCGCCACCGCCGGCGGGGCGCGGGGTCAAGCGGCGGGTGACCGCCAACCGCAAGGAGCGACGCCGCACGCAGAGCATCAACAACGCATTCGCCGAGCTGCGCGAGTGCATTCCCAACGTGCCGGCCGACACCAAGCTGTCGAAGATCAAGACGCTGCGGCTGGCCACCTCTTACATAGCCTACCTCATGGACCTGCTGCAGGGACCGCCGGGAGCCGCGCACCAGGCGTGCTTCAAGGCCGACCTGCAGGCGGCCCACGCAGCACTCACGctccaccagcagcagcagcagcagcatcaacagcagcagcagcagcagcaactccCTCCACCACAGCAGCTCACGCCGCTCAGCTCGCCTGACGACGTGCGCCGAAAAGAGCTG